A single genomic interval of Halorubrum aethiopicum harbors:
- a CDS encoding amidohydrolase family protein has translation MDTLVTDTLLVTMDPDVPGATGDLGIVDDGAVGWADGELTYVGPADDVDTEDADRTVDGGGCLTLPGLVNAHVHGHHTVLRGAAQDVPEIEWMTRSLGPISAHATPEDAIVGAELTAIEALASGTTTVGEYANGVDELVREVYRPLGLRVVATETINEVPEDRSDVGPDEPYPFDRDGGEAGLERADDLVAEFDDDPLVEPAYGPQALDMISLDLLETITERAREEGRTVHMHVAQGDRERRQIAARYGEGETTVGVLDREGLLGDHLLAAHLHGATPAERARLADADVRMVGCPSSITAIDGIVPPVAEYLDHGGTVGIGTDQAPGPGGHDALREARTTAMLAKADRTDPTALDASGVLELMTVGGARALGIADRVGSLSPGKRADVVVCDLERPGVAPTVTEPFHTAIPNLVYGGGSDAVRDVFVDGVQLVSAGGIVGVDVDAVVADATERAERVFADAEADWRAAGSALVDAVDEGRL, from the coding sequence ATGGACACGCTCGTCACCGACACGCTGCTCGTCACCATGGACCCGGACGTCCCCGGCGCGACGGGCGATCTCGGGATCGTCGACGACGGCGCGGTCGGCTGGGCCGACGGCGAACTGACCTACGTCGGCCCCGCCGACGACGTCGACACCGAGGACGCGGACCGAACGGTCGACGGCGGCGGCTGTCTCACGCTTCCGGGGCTCGTGAACGCCCACGTCCACGGCCACCACACCGTGTTGCGGGGGGCCGCCCAGGACGTGCCGGAGATCGAGTGGATGACCCGGTCGCTGGGGCCGATATCCGCGCACGCGACGCCCGAGGACGCGATCGTCGGCGCGGAGCTCACCGCGATCGAGGCGCTCGCCTCCGGCACGACGACGGTCGGCGAGTACGCCAACGGCGTCGACGAGCTCGTGCGCGAGGTGTACCGCCCGCTGGGGCTTCGGGTCGTCGCCACCGAAACGATAAACGAGGTCCCCGAGGATCGCTCCGACGTCGGCCCGGACGAGCCCTACCCCTTCGACCGCGACGGCGGCGAGGCCGGCCTCGAGCGCGCCGACGACCTCGTCGCCGAGTTCGACGACGACCCGCTCGTCGAGCCGGCGTACGGCCCGCAGGCGCTGGACATGATCTCGCTCGACCTCCTCGAGACGATCACCGAGCGGGCCCGCGAGGAGGGCCGCACCGTCCACATGCACGTCGCGCAGGGCGACCGGGAGCGCAGACAGATCGCCGCCCGGTACGGCGAGGGCGAGACCACCGTCGGCGTCCTCGACCGCGAGGGGCTGCTCGGCGACCACCTGCTCGCGGCGCACCTCCACGGCGCGACCCCGGCGGAACGCGCCCGGCTCGCCGACGCCGACGTCCGGATGGTGGGGTGTCCCTCCTCCATCACCGCCATCGACGGGATCGTCCCGCCGGTCGCCGAGTACCTCGACCACGGCGGGACCGTCGGGATCGGCACCGATCAGGCGCCCGGCCCCGGCGGACACGACGCGCTCCGCGAGGCGCGCACGACGGCGATGCTCGCGAAGGCCGACCGGACCGACCCCACCGCGCTCGACGCGAGCGGCGTCCTCGAGCTCATGACGGTCGGCGGCGCTCGCGCGCTCGGCATCGCCGACCGCGTCGGGTCGCTCTCGCCCGGGAAGCGCGCGGACGTGGTCGTCTGCGACCTGGAGCGCCCCGGGGTCGCGCCGACCGTCACGGAGCCGTTCCACACCGCGATCCCGAACCTCGTGTACGGCGGCGGCAGCGACGCCGTGCGGGACGTGTTCGTCGACGGCGTCCAGCTCGTCTCCGCGGGCGGGATCGTCGGCGTCGACGTCGACGCGGTCGTCGCGGACGCGACCGAGCGCGCCGAGCGGGTCTTCGCCGACGCCGAGGCGGACTGGCGCGCCGCGGGGTCGGCGCTCGTCGACGCCGTCGACGAGGGGCGGCTCTGA
- a CDS encoding pyridoxal phosphate-dependent aminotransferase codes for MPTFSDRVERIAVSGIREVFEAAGEDAINLGIGQPDFPTPTHARQAAVDAIEAGKADAYTGNKGIAPLREAIAEKHRADQGVDLDPANVIATAGGSEALHVALEAHVSAGDEVIVPDPGFVSYDALTKLAGGDPVPVPLRDDLTIDPAAIEAAITDDTAAFVVNSPGNPTGAVSSEADVREFARIADEHDVLCLSDEVYEYTVFDGEHYSPMEFAETDSVVVVNSASKLFSMTGWRLGWVYGSEERVDRMLRVHQYAQACASAPAQYAAEAALRGDRDVVAEMTDSFERRRDVLLDGFADAGIECPTPQGAFYAMPEVPEGFVEECLERDVIVVPGEAFGEGGRGHARISYATDEEDLREAISVMADAYEAVR; via the coding sequence ATGCCGACATTCTCCGACAGGGTCGAGCGGATCGCGGTGAGCGGGATCCGCGAGGTGTTCGAGGCGGCCGGCGAGGACGCGATCAACCTCGGGATCGGCCAGCCGGACTTCCCGACGCCGACGCACGCCCGGCAGGCGGCGGTCGACGCCATCGAGGCGGGAAAGGCCGACGCCTACACCGGGAACAAGGGGATCGCCCCGCTCCGGGAGGCGATAGCCGAGAAACACCGCGCCGACCAGGGCGTCGACCTCGACCCGGCGAACGTGATCGCCACCGCGGGCGGCAGCGAGGCGCTCCACGTCGCCCTCGAGGCGCACGTGAGCGCCGGCGACGAGGTGATCGTCCCCGACCCCGGATTCGTCTCCTACGACGCGTTGACGAAGCTGGCGGGCGGCGACCCGGTTCCGGTCCCGCTCCGCGACGACCTCACGATCGACCCCGCCGCGATCGAGGCCGCGATCACGGACGACACCGCGGCGTTCGTCGTCAACTCGCCCGGCAACCCGACGGGAGCGGTCTCCTCCGAGGCGGACGTCCGGGAGTTCGCGCGGATCGCCGACGAACACGACGTGCTCTGTCTCTCCGACGAGGTGTACGAGTACACCGTCTTCGACGGCGAACACTACTCGCCGATGGAGTTCGCAGAGACCGACAGCGTCGTCGTCGTGAACTCCGCCTCGAAGCTGTTCTCGATGACCGGCTGGCGGCTCGGGTGGGTGTACGGCTCCGAGGAACGGGTGGACCGCATGCTCCGCGTCCACCAGTACGCGCAGGCGTGCGCGTCGGCCCCCGCCCAGTACGCCGCGGAGGCGGCGCTGCGCGGCGACCGCGACGTGGTCGCGGAGATGACCGACTCCTTCGAGCGCCGCCGGGACGTCCTCCTCGACGGGTTCGCCGACGCCGGCATCGAGTGTCCGACCCCGCAGGGGGCGTTCTACGCGATGCCGGAGGTGCCCGAGGGGTTCGTCGAGGAGTGCCTCGAGCGCGACGTGATCGTCGTCCCCGGCGAGGCGTTCGGGGAGGGCGGACGGGGCCACGCGCGCATCTCCTATGCGACCGACGAGGAGGACCTCCGCGAGGCGATCTCGGTCATGGCGGACGCCTACGAGGCGGTCCGATAA
- a CDS encoding sensor histidine kinase, whose amino-acid sequence MVSLSNRVRPRHAVYALGTFCFGLGIVHLLTEGEEFGTVLETFVIGSISAFVLLTAYRFPDRSISESGRWRAVRLGVGVTAAFTLLAFAVWTIWAIEGDPTEFSFLLSFAAALGAMVGIRGGLYAVESDERLEEAEDLSKLLTINQRVLRHNLRNELSVALGHLDNIETAEGAADTSEDARIIREHLERLLETTDRTREIVTIWNADRTVEHRLAPMVEERIARLRDAYPDVEISTSFEADLRVRSHPSLPTAVDEALKNAIEHTPADASVTVTVRTNSNGEAVLEIADTGAGIPRYDLDAIESSVETPLVHTQGLGLWILYWTLKTSDGTLELVENRPTGTVVRMTFPRVR is encoded by the coding sequence GTGGTCTCCCTCTCCAACCGGGTCCGGCCGCGACACGCCGTCTACGCGCTGGGGACGTTTTGTTTCGGACTCGGGATAGTTCACCTGCTCACCGAAGGGGAGGAGTTCGGGACGGTCCTCGAGACCTTCGTGATCGGGTCGATCTCCGCGTTCGTTCTGCTCACCGCCTACCGGTTTCCGGACCGGTCGATCTCCGAATCCGGGCGGTGGCGGGCGGTTCGATTGGGCGTCGGCGTGACCGCGGCGTTCACGCTGTTGGCGTTCGCGGTCTGGACCATCTGGGCCATCGAGGGGGACCCGACCGAGTTCTCGTTTCTGCTCTCCTTCGCGGCCGCCCTCGGCGCGATGGTGGGGATCCGGGGCGGCCTGTACGCCGTCGAGTCCGACGAGCGGCTCGAGGAGGCCGAGGACCTGAGCAAGCTGTTGACGATCAACCAGCGCGTCCTGCGGCACAACCTCCGCAACGAGCTCTCGGTCGCGCTCGGACACTTGGACAACATCGAGACCGCGGAAGGCGCGGCGGACACGAGCGAGGACGCCCGGATCATCCGGGAACACCTCGAGCGACTCCTCGAGACGACCGACCGAACGCGGGAGATCGTGACGATATGGAACGCCGACCGGACCGTCGAACACCGCCTCGCGCCGATGGTCGAAGAGCGGATCGCACGGCTGCGGGACGCGTACCCGGACGTCGAGATATCCACGTCCTTCGAGGCCGACCTCCGCGTCCGGTCGCACCCCTCCCTTCCGACGGCGGTAGACGAGGCGCTGAAGAACGCGATCGAGCACACGCCCGCCGACGCGTCGGTCACCGTCACCGTCCGGACGAACTCGAACGGGGAGGCGGTCCTGGAGATCGCCGACACGGGCGCGGGCATCCCGAGATACGACCTCGACGCGATCGAGAGTTCGGTCGAGACGCCGCTCGTCCACACCCAGGGGCTCGGCCTCTGGATACTCTACTGGACGCTGAAGACGTCGGACGGGACGCTCGAACTGGTCGAAAACCGGCCCACCGGAACGGTCGTCCGGATGACGTTCCCGAGGGTCCGGTAG
- a CDS encoding transcriptional regulator TbsP domain-containing protein has protein sequence MSIADDVEAALAGRDDVVAVGVDADLLAAVLSARHGDGGGRWRAACPPEVVDDLGRALALGSAAAEACERGTVALRTGTGTRPDRPLFASAGRVDAVVGPVDDRTLLTDADPDRVTAAAEAVETRFETADPASIGMPSRTRLVAAAREALDDRFADDLATVLSTLGTEPTALDRADALDDRTLLVALAARHDHLFADVREWADDVGIAPKQTFSAARRALEERGLVESIKVPMGIGRPNYRLRAVDETLYRVDAERFPSALRELFEAADAGGGVGRVRADDRPVWDRRR, from the coding sequence ATGTCCATCGCCGACGACGTCGAGGCCGCGCTCGCCGGGCGCGACGACGTGGTCGCCGTCGGCGTCGACGCCGATCTCCTCGCCGCGGTTCTCTCGGCGCGTCACGGCGACGGCGGCGGCCGCTGGCGGGCGGCGTGTCCGCCGGAGGTGGTCGACGACCTCGGTCGCGCGCTCGCGCTCGGGAGCGCCGCGGCCGAGGCCTGTGAGAGGGGAACGGTCGCACTGCGTACCGGGACCGGCACGCGGCCGGACCGGCCGCTGTTCGCGAGCGCCGGTCGCGTCGACGCGGTCGTGGGACCGGTCGACGACCGGACGCTCCTGACGGACGCGGATCCGGACCGGGTGACCGCCGCCGCGGAAGCCGTCGAGACGCGGTTCGAGACGGCCGACCCGGCGTCGATCGGGATGCCGTCGCGGACCCGGTTGGTGGCGGCGGCCCGCGAGGCGCTCGACGACCGGTTCGCCGACGACTTGGCGACCGTCCTCTCGACGCTGGGAACGGAGCCGACGGCCCTCGACCGCGCCGACGCGCTCGACGACCGGACGCTGCTCGTCGCGTTGGCGGCCCGCCACGACCACCTCTTCGCGGACGTGCGCGAGTGGGCCGACGACGTGGGGATCGCTCCGAAACAGACGTTTTCGGCAGCCCGCCGCGCGCTCGAGGAGCGCGGGCTGGTCGAGTCGATCAAGGTTCCGATGGGGATCGGCAGGCCGAACTACCGGCTCCGCGCCGTCGACGAGACGCTCTACCGCGTCGACGCCGAGCGGTTCCCGTCGGCGCTCCGCGAACTCTTCGAGGCGGCGGACGCCGGCGGCGGGGTCGGTCGAGTGCGAGCCGACGACCGGCCGGTGTGGGACAGGCGTCGGTAG
- a CDS encoding DUF4177 domain-containing protein — protein sequence MSEPDGVRWEYETLRPPRDETRKEATDPEAELNELGAEGWELVTTIDYEGGGSKFLVFKRPARSNERA from the coding sequence ATGTCGGAACCCGACGGCGTCCGCTGGGAGTACGAGACCCTCCGGCCGCCCCGCGACGAGACGCGAAAGGAGGCGACGGACCCGGAGGCGGAGCTGAACGAGCTGGGAGCCGAGGGGTGGGAGCTCGTGACGACGATCGACTACGAGGGCGGCGGCAGCAAGTTCCTCGTGTTCAAACGGCCGGCCCGGTCGAACGAACGGGCATGA
- a CDS encoding M20 family metallopeptidase gives MSELADLTERLVSIPSHEDETAAGDAIEEWLRAETDADVERDAVGNVIAYRRADGSDESGPGTDPDAETVALVGHHDVVPPAERQTTGEGEYVVERRDGRIFGRGTADMKGAVAACLLAFRDATPPAGRELAVASFVGEETGGEGARHAIEEGFRPDHALVAEGSTNYSKPGVTDVVVAHKGRRASTLVAEGSSAHASEPEAGENAIYRACDAVDVVRDLDAPATTVFGEDVTGSVVVTEFHGGDTWNVIPDRCEVTIDERTVPGERADLARTEEVPGVEWVVDQDLPPMGCGDDAFADAALAAAREVHEARGLDRPEHVTKPHATDAGWLSEAGTECLVCGPSEPGEAHTETESVSIDVLERCREVYAALAERGW, from the coding sequence ATGAGCGAACTCGCGGACCTGACCGAACGGCTGGTCTCGATCCCCTCCCACGAGGACGAGACCGCCGCCGGCGACGCCATCGAGGAGTGGCTCCGGGCGGAGACCGACGCCGACGTCGAGCGCGACGCCGTCGGCAACGTGATCGCGTACAGGCGGGCCGACGGAAGCGACGAGAGCGGGCCCGGAACCGACCCCGACGCCGAGACGGTCGCGCTCGTCGGCCACCACGACGTGGTCCCGCCGGCGGAGCGACAGACGACGGGCGAGGGCGAGTACGTGGTCGAACGTCGCGACGGCCGGATCTTCGGGCGCGGGACGGCCGACATGAAGGGCGCGGTCGCGGCCTGCCTGCTCGCGTTCCGGGACGCGACGCCGCCGGCGGGCCGCGAACTCGCGGTCGCCTCCTTCGTCGGCGAGGAGACCGGCGGCGAGGGCGCACGGCACGCGATAGAGGAGGGGTTCCGCCCCGACCACGCGCTCGTCGCGGAGGGGTCGACGAACTACTCGAAGCCGGGCGTGACCGACGTCGTCGTCGCGCACAAGGGCCGGCGGGCGTCGACGCTCGTCGCCGAGGGGTCCTCGGCACACGCCTCCGAGCCCGAGGCGGGCGAGAACGCGATCTACCGCGCCTGCGACGCGGTCGACGTCGTCCGCGACCTCGACGCGCCGGCGACGACGGTGTTCGGCGAGGACGTGACGGGCTCCGTCGTCGTCACGGAGTTCCACGGCGGCGACACCTGGAACGTGATCCCCGACCGGTGTGAGGTCACGATCGACGAGCGCACCGTCCCCGGCGAGCGGGCGGACCTCGCGCGCACGGAGGAGGTTCCGGGCGTCGAGTGGGTCGTCGACCAAGACCTCCCGCCGATGGGCTGTGGCGACGACGCGTTCGCGGACGCGGCGCTCGCGGCCGCACGCGAGGTCCACGAGGCCCGCGGGCTCGACCGCCCCGAACACGTCACCAAGCCGCACGCCACGGACGCGGGGTGGCTCTCGGAGGCCGGCACGGAGTGTCTCGTCTGCGGCCCCTCCGAACCCGGCGAGGCGCACACGGAGACGGAGAGCGTCTCGATCGACGTGCTGGAGCGGTGTCGGGAGGTCTACGCGGCGCTCGCGGAACGCGGGTGGTGA
- a CDS encoding methyltransferase domain-containing protein has protein sequence MTDAAYLLVHEDREYLLEPGEEFGTDLGVLEVPEDVAAGDTVESHLGTPFEVRELRGPDLFDHLERTGAPMMPRDVGLVMGLTGVAAGDRVLDAGTGTGILAAHLGRVGADVTTYEVDPEFADVARENMRVAGVEERVEVRTGDLADEVDALVGGGDEDGGGDEAADPSAPFDVLTLDTGDAPAIVSRAPDLLVSSGFLAVYSPFVEGTREAVTAAREAGLAGIETLETIQREMDFSDRGSRPSTRGVGHTGYLVIARAP, from the coding sequence GTGACCGACGCCGCGTACCTCCTGGTCCACGAGGACCGCGAGTACCTCCTCGAGCCCGGCGAGGAGTTCGGCACCGACCTCGGCGTGCTCGAGGTCCCCGAGGACGTCGCCGCCGGCGACACGGTCGAGAGCCACCTCGGCACCCCCTTCGAGGTCCGCGAGCTTCGCGGCCCCGACCTGTTCGACCACCTCGAGCGCACCGGCGCTCCGATGATGCCCCGGGACGTGGGGCTCGTGATGGGGCTGACCGGCGTCGCCGCGGGCGACCGCGTCCTCGACGCCGGCACGGGGACCGGCATCCTCGCGGCGCACCTCGGCCGGGTCGGCGCGGACGTGACCACCTACGAGGTCGATCCGGAGTTCGCAGACGTGGCGCGCGAGAACATGCGCGTCGCGGGCGTCGAGGAGCGCGTCGAGGTCCGGACCGGCGACCTCGCCGATGAGGTCGACGCGCTCGTCGGCGGAGGCGACGAGGACGGGGGCGGCGACGAGGCGGCCGACCCCTCGGCACCCTTCGACGTGCTCACGCTCGACACCGGCGACGCGCCGGCGATCGTCTCCCGCGCTCCCGACCTGCTCGTCTCCAGCGGGTTCCTCGCCGTCTACTCGCCGTTCGTCGAGGGGACCCGCGAGGCCGTGACGGCCGCGCGCGAGGCCGGGCTCGCGGGGATCGAGACGCTGGAGACGATCCAGCGCGAGATGGACTTCTCCGACCGCGGCTCCAGACCCTCCACCCGCGGCGTCGGCCACACCGGCTATCTCGTGATCGCCAGAGCGCCCTGA
- a CDS encoding LEA type 2 family protein, translated as MDTGAIRSVLAGSKLRIALLGVLVVVGAVGGAFALGILGTPSVAAVDNSFGEVTNETTTVETDVVVSNPNPVGIGLDGVAVNYTVSMNSIEMARGGREGIRIGTGNSTVALETRMRNDAIPPWWASHVRNGERTTVDIDATVTSDRLGRGVAFSRSREIETDLLSAFDSEETRPVNADSALVDDPVLYVNETRGQWGSVSESETPIDMAFVVYNPNLEPYAVTEIGYDVTMNGVEMGSGRTDEGYVIPSRTSETVELTTALDNERLDEWWVTHLDPAVNGHQVSDLRIEFYAVVEFPSGGEVTVPLDQLTYEETIETDIFGEGEDVRDSANGTDGEAEPDGDDSGSTDGSSDGDSRTDDGSTDDTTGGATDDTTDDTTDGTTDGSTTDGSTDDGNETGSDDGVLPL; from the coding sequence ATGGATACGGGCGCCATCCGTTCCGTCCTCGCGGGGTCGAAGCTCAGGATCGCGCTCCTCGGGGTACTGGTCGTCGTCGGGGCCGTCGGCGGAGCGTTCGCGCTCGGGATACTCGGAACGCCGAGCGTCGCGGCCGTCGACAACTCCTTCGGCGAGGTGACGAACGAGACGACGACCGTCGAGACGGACGTCGTCGTCTCCAACCCGAACCCGGTCGGGATCGGGCTCGACGGCGTGGCCGTGAACTACACCGTCTCGATGAACTCGATCGAGATGGCGCGGGGCGGTCGCGAGGGGATCCGGATCGGGACCGGGAACTCGACGGTGGCGCTCGAGACGCGGATGCGAAACGACGCGATCCCCCCGTGGTGGGCCAGCCACGTCCGCAACGGCGAACGAACGACCGTCGACATCGACGCGACCGTCACCTCCGACCGGCTCGGGCGGGGGGTGGCGTTCAGTCGGAGCCGCGAGATAGAGACGGACCTCCTCTCCGCGTTCGACTCCGAGGAGACGCGGCCGGTGAACGCCGACAGCGCCCTCGTCGACGATCCGGTGTTGTACGTCAACGAGACGCGCGGCCAGTGGGGGTCGGTCTCCGAGTCGGAGACGCCGATCGACATGGCGTTCGTGGTCTACAACCCGAACCTCGAACCGTACGCGGTCACCGAGATCGGCTACGACGTCACGATGAACGGCGTCGAGATGGGATCGGGACGGACCGACGAGGGCTACGTGATCCCCTCGCGGACCTCCGAGACCGTCGAACTCACGACGGCCCTCGACAACGAGCGGCTCGACGAGTGGTGGGTCACCCACCTCGATCCGGCGGTCAACGGTCACCAAGTGAGCGACCTCCGGATCGAGTTCTACGCCGTGGTCGAGTTCCCCTCCGGCGGAGAGGTCACCGTCCCGCTGGACCAACTCACCTACGAGGAGACGATAGAGACCGATATCTTCGGCGAGGGCGAGGACGTCCGCGACTCCGCGAACGGAACCGACGGGGAGGCCGAGCCCGACGGCGACGACTCCGGCTCTACCGACGGGTCTTCGGACGGAGACAGCCGGACTGACGACGGCTCCACCGACGATACCACCGGTGGCGCGACCGACGACACCACGGACGACACGACCGACGGCACGACCGACGGCAGCACGACCGACGGATCAACCGACGACGGAAACGAGACGGGATCCGACGACGGCGTTCTCCCGTTGTGA
- a CDS encoding DUF357 domain-containing protein — MPADLAEKTDRYERMLADALDAAEPRPPADTPLGDAADDVAEMAESYLEDGRHFRADDDPVNALASYSYGYGWLDAGVRLGLFAVPDDTELFTT, encoded by the coding sequence ATGCCCGCCGACCTCGCGGAGAAGACGGACCGCTACGAGCGAATGCTCGCCGACGCGCTCGACGCCGCGGAGCCGCGGCCGCCGGCGGACACCCCGCTCGGCGACGCCGCCGACGACGTCGCCGAGATGGCGGAGTCGTACCTGGAGGACGGGCGTCACTTCCGCGCGGACGACGACCCGGTCAACGCGCTCGCGTCCTACTCGTACGGCTACGGCTGGCTCGACGCCGGCGTTCGGCTGGGACTGTTCGCGGTCCCCGACGACACCGAACTGTTCACGACGTGA
- a CDS encoding pirin family protein: protein MSTGSAATLHTAPRSTVEQDQGSFRTRFNFPGRLRPGHDDHGYGPLSTVVESFMDPGTLIPMHQHRNEEIVSWVPAGVMRHDDRDGNELVTDADHLMVMNAGEGFWHEERTLADDPPLRMLQIFVRPHELDLPAGIQHEPLPDPVAGEWRHLFGPEGSDAPLSVRNEVHLHDVRLEAGQQVDVPAGDGWDTYFYVFDGTVSGGGETLESTESGLLVGDGADLTLTADADATLVAFRVDPDAPVTRQGTIGR, encoded by the coding sequence ATGAGCACCGGATCGGCGGCGACGCTTCACACCGCCCCGCGGTCGACGGTCGAACAGGATCAGGGGTCGTTCCGAACGCGGTTCAACTTCCCCGGTCGGCTCCGTCCCGGCCACGACGACCACGGGTACGGTCCCCTCTCGACCGTCGTCGAGTCGTTCATGGACCCCGGCACGCTGATCCCGATGCACCAGCACCGGAACGAGGAGATCGTCTCGTGGGTGCCCGCGGGCGTGATGCGTCACGACGACCGCGATGGCAACGAGCTCGTGACCGACGCCGACCACCTCATGGTCATGAACGCCGGCGAGGGGTTCTGGCACGAGGAGCGCACCCTCGCCGACGACCCGCCCCTGCGGATGCTCCAGATCTTCGTTCGCCCGCACGAGCTGGACCTGCCGGCGGGGATCCAACACGAACCCCTCCCGGACCCGGTCGCGGGCGAGTGGCGGCACCTGTTCGGTCCCGAGGGGTCCGACGCGCCGCTCTCGGTCCGCAACGAGGTCCACCTCCACGACGTCCGCCTCGAGGCGGGTCAGCAGGTCGACGTTCCGGCCGGCGACGGCTGGGACACGTACTTCTACGTCTTCGACGGAACCGTCTCCGGCGGCGGCGAGACCCTCGAGTCGACCGAGAGCGGCCTGCTCGTCGGCGACGGTGCCGACCTGACGCTGACCGCCGACGCCGACGCGACCTTGGTCGCGTTCCGCGTCGACCCCGACGCGCCGGTCACCCGGCAGGGGACGATCGGTCGGTAA
- a CDS encoding DUF5804 family protein has protein sequence MTRVCLLGESDVNLSYELLSRETAREALATYDIDEPFANSVAVDTVSLGTAVSLLNDLEWYLVRFVAEAIVLEPSISRTEWLSRDLAREVRDGEVPPEETDQRLKVFGLVDGEPVEPLFVRRTQGETPEYDLRDVEETLVVRVSEAEFSG, from the coding sequence GTGACGCGGGTGTGTCTCCTCGGCGAATCCGACGTGAACCTGAGCTACGAGCTGTTGTCCCGCGAGACCGCACGGGAGGCGCTCGCGACCTACGACATCGACGAGCCGTTCGCGAACAGCGTCGCCGTCGACACCGTGAGCCTTGGAACGGCGGTGTCGCTTCTGAACGACCTGGAATGGTATCTCGTCCGGTTCGTCGCCGAGGCCATCGTCCTGGAGCCATCGATCTCCCGCACCGAGTGGCTCTCGCGCGACCTCGCACGCGAGGTCCGCGACGGCGAGGTTCCGCCCGAGGAGACGGACCAGCGGCTGAAGGTGTTCGGCCTCGTCGACGGCGAGCCGGTCGAGCCGCTCTTCGTCCGGCGGACGCAGGGCGAGACGCCCGAGTACGACCTCCGCGACGTCGAGGAGACGCTCGTGGTCCGGGTGAGCGAGGCGGAGTTCTCGGGATGA
- a CDS encoding methionine adenosyltransferase: MSRNIQVSRLDRRAVEDQEVEIVERKGIGHPDSICDGLAESVSRALSQLYLDRVGKVLHYNTDETQLVAGRAAPAFGGGEVIEPIYVLIVGRATKEYEGRQLPVDSTALAAAREYLEEALPELEYGTDVIVDVRLGEGSGDLQDVFGEETQEVPMANDTSFGVGHAPLTETETIVRETERELNTTYYADHPELGPDVKVMGKREGDRIDITVAAAMVDAHVADLEEYDDAVNGVREFVADLAEDHTDREVHVDVNTADDYEEGSIYLTVTGTSAEQGDDGSVGRGNRANGLITPNRPMSMEATSGKNPVNHIGKIYNLLSTHVAETVTDEVDGIRDLQVRLLSQIGRPIDEPHVADAQIVTEEGVELSAIEDEVVAIVDDELADVTGVTRRVIDGDVSTF; this comes from the coding sequence ATGAGCCGGAACATCCAAGTCAGCCGCCTCGACCGACGGGCGGTCGAGGACCAGGAGGTCGAGATCGTCGAGCGAAAGGGTATCGGACACCCCGACTCGATCTGTGACGGTCTCGCGGAGTCGGTCTCTCGCGCGCTCTCGCAGCTCTACCTCGACCGCGTCGGCAAGGTCCTCCACTACAACACCGACGAGACCCAGCTCGTCGCGGGTCGCGCCGCCCCGGCGTTCGGCGGCGGCGAGGTGATCGAGCCGATCTACGTCCTCATCGTCGGCCGCGCAACGAAGGAGTACGAGGGCCGGCAGCTCCCGGTCGACTCCACCGCGCTCGCGGCCGCCCGCGAGTACCTCGAGGAGGCCCTCCCGGAGCTCGAGTACGGGACGGACGTGATCGTCGACGTCAGGCTCGGCGAGGGCTCCGGCGACCTCCAGGACGTCTTCGGCGAGGAGACCCAGGAGGTCCCGATGGCCAACGACACCTCCTTCGGCGTCGGCCACGCGCCGCTGACCGAGACGGAGACGATCGTCCGCGAGACCGAACGCGAGCTCAACACGACCTACTACGCCGACCACCCCGAGCTCGGCCCCGACGTGAAGGTGATGGGCAAACGCGAGGGCGACCGCATCGACATCACGGTCGCGGCCGCGATGGTCGACGCCCACGTCGCGGACCTCGAGGAGTACGACGACGCCGTGAACGGCGTCCGCGAGTTCGTGGCCGACCTCGCCGAGGACCACACGGACCGGGAGGTCCACGTCGACGTCAACACCGCCGACGACTACGAGGAGGGCTCCATCTATCTCACCGTCACGGGCACGTCGGCGGAGCAGGGCGACGACGGCTCCGTCGGTCGCGGGAACCGCGCGAACGGCCTCATCACGCCCAACCGCCCGATGTCGATGGAGGCCACCTCCGGGAAGAACCCGGTCAACCACATCGGGAAGATCTACAACCTGCTGTCGACGCACGTCGCGGAGACGGTCACCGACGAGGTCGACGGGATCCGCGACCTCCAGGTCCGGCTGCTCTCGCAGATCGGCCGGCCGATCGACGAGCCGCACGTCGCCGACGCGCAGATCGTCACGGAGGAGGGCGTCGAGCTGTCGGCGATCGAGGATGAGGTCGTCGCCATCGTCGACGACGAGCTGGCGGACGTGACCGGCGTCACCCGCCGAGTCATCGACGGCGACGTCTCCACGTTCTGA